A genomic window from Dehalococcoidales bacterium includes:
- a CDS encoding RluA family pseudouridine synthase, translated as MSTGTAVYRFTVERPGVRLDKYVAENCPELSRTQAQKLIPDGHITVNDVVARAGLKLNTGDRITVSIPLEEPGTLLPESIPFGILYEDSDVLVIDKPAGLPVHPAPGHPGHTLVNGLLAYLSTLPDTGDALRPGIVHRLDMDTSGVMLVAKNRAAHANLSEQFKSRSVAKVYLALVRGRLSPEDGAIEAPIGRDPRNRKRMAVVTENCGRPARTGYHVVRYIDSYTLLEVALETGRTHQIRVHLAAIGHSVVGDTTYGVSSPYLSRQFLHSFRLGFCLPGTGEHVEFESGLPADLQQALEDIG; from the coding sequence TTGAGCACTGGAACCGCAGTGTACCGCTTCACCGTTGAAAGACCGGGTGTTCGCCTTGATAAGTACGTGGCTGAGAACTGCCCGGAGCTATCCCGGACACAGGCTCAGAAGCTCATTCCCGATGGCCATATCACCGTCAATGATGTCGTGGCCAGGGCGGGTCTCAAGCTGAACACCGGAGACCGGATAACGGTAAGCATTCCCCTGGAAGAGCCCGGTACCTTACTACCGGAGTCCATCCCCTTCGGTATCCTCTACGAGGATAGTGACGTGCTCGTTATTGATAAGCCTGCCGGACTGCCGGTACACCCGGCACCGGGACACCCCGGCCATACCCTGGTGAACGGGCTTCTGGCTTATCTTTCTACCTTGCCGGATACCGGCGACGCACTTAGGCCGGGAATCGTACATAGGCTGGATATGGATACCTCCGGAGTGATGCTGGTGGCCAAGAACCGGGCGGCCCATGCTAATCTGTCGGAGCAGTTCAAGTCCCGTTCGGTAGCCAAGGTCTACCTGGCGCTGGTCAGGGGGCGTCTTTCCCCGGAAGATGGCGCCATCGAAGCGCCGATTGGGCGCGACCCCCGCAACCGCAAGCGTATGGCGGTAGTTACCGAGAACTGCGGTCGGCCAGCACGTACCGGATATCACGTGGTCAGGTACATTGACAGCTATACGCTCCTTGAGGTGGCGCTGGAGACCGGGCGTACCCACCAGATTCGGGTCCACCTGGCTGCCATCGGTCATTCGGTGGTGGGAGACACGACCTATGGGGTGTCCTCACCATACCTATCACGGCAATTCCTGCACTCATTTCGCCTCGGTTTCTGCCTGCCGGGTACCGGGGAGCACGTGGAGTTTGAATCCGGACTGCCGGCCGACCTGCAGCAGGCGCTGGAGGATATCGGCTAG